Part of the Prunus dulcis chromosome 8, ALMONDv2, whole genome shotgun sequence genome is shown below.
GATTTCTGGACTGCAGAAAGACCAGCCAAGATCAAAGGAAACAATGGAAGAGAAAGCAAAAGGGAAGAGGGCTCTGAGGGGTTTGGAAATCGAATTTATAGAACAAAAGGGCCCGAATAGTTCGTCATAAAgatgaataaattaattaaaatttggaaaaagaaatataaaaaatgagaaaaaaacaaagtgatAAAAGGACTTTGGAATCTCATGTTGTATAAAAGTGACGAGACATGTGAggtgaggagagagaagcCCTCAATCCACAACCGTCCAGATCCAGCTGGGAACCAACAATCTCATGTTTTTTGTTAATCTTTCTATAGGGACGGATAGAAAATAGATAGGTAACTCACTCCTCTTCGTtcaaccagaaaaaaaaaaataaataaataaatttatatgtgACCGTAACACAGTGACGTGCTATAATTTTAGCGCACTATGAACTGAGCTcgtttaaattataatatacaattataaatatctaaattttatattttaatatacaCATTATAATTTGCGTTATGAAGTTGTGACACGATATCGGTATAAAGTGGTGTCACCATCACTTACGCAGGGTTGAACATAATTAATATTGgtgttattttctttgtgttcATCTCCTTGATGATGTGAAGAAAATGTACTTCTTTTTCACCAGTTTTCATGCCGTACGGCGTATGCAATGGAGGTTCAACTTTACTCCTTGTATGCATCTCAAGCTAAATTCAGAAGTAAAGAATTGCTTCTTCTGAAGTTTATGCTAAACAAAAACCATGGCCCATGACATTTTGGAATAGCTGCTTTGTGAACTGTGCACAGAGAGAGCACAGTAGAAAATCATTTTACACTGCCCCCAATGTTGCCTATTTTTCACCAATTGTACAATATGGatattcttttatattttccaGACCAACAGCtatgtttatattatattatattaacgATTGAATATATACAATTGTATAAATCACATTTCTAATTGTCTTTTCAGTGATCTTATTGGGCACATTATCAAACTACAAAGctatattctttgatctctgAATCGAGTCACTTAGCAAAACCTAGGGATATAGGGTAGGTGTGTTGGTGGAGAATAATTGGCATGTCATTGAGataacactgttttgctatttctATTCAATCACGGTTTGTCATGTAGAACTCCTATCATGTATAGCAAAACTAACATGCAAGTTTTTCTCGTGTTTGTGagctaccttttttttttttaatttaaaaaaactcgtacttttttatttaattttttttctaatacaagcgatagttctttttttttttttttttggtcgtaAACAAACGATAGTATAAACTATATAGGAATGGTGATTCGAACTTTAGACCAGTGTTTGCAAATCAAGGTTTTTTTTCACTAggttagagcatctccaagggtGTAGGCAAATCAAATAGGCAAAATTGTACTATAACAACTTAGGTGGCATGTTGCCTACCCATTTGCCTAATGAAAAAAGTTCGCCACTTTAAGAGACTAGACAATGCAAGTCtacaaaatattattatattatttattatttattatatacatttattattatattttataaaaagtaGGTAAAAGAGAGGAGAtggtattttattataaaaagcaAGTGAGGTCCAATATGCCTCTTCATTTTGAAGTAGACAATATTGCCTTGTTGTGTATCTTTTACCTACTCATTTACCTCTTTCTTATGAAAATACTGATATAACAAGGCAAATGAAGTTTGCCTACTCTTTTACTTCTTCCCTTGAAGATGCTTCCTGTTGGCATATTGATTTTACTTTTGGAGCTTGGGCCCCAACATCTAGGATCTGCATCGAGGGAAAAAAAGGGTTTAGAATTTAAtaattggaaattggaaatgtCCAAACTACCCCTGGAATTTTACGGGAGAATGAAGCACCAAGAAGGGTGGTTTTGTCTTGAATATTTTTGAACAGTTGGGTTCCTTTTCTCAAGATTTTGCAAAGATAGCGAACTGTATGTAAGTCATAGCCACCATGCTCTAACTGAACTTCAACTGCAAGTTGTctagtgcttttataaaaGGGAAGGaagcaaacaagaaaaagaaaagaaaaagaagaaaaatgaactcactctaggttttttttcttctttaattagatttttttttcttttttggaataattgaacaaattcttttttctcagCTGATAGTTAGGTACCACAATGAATGACCCTATAGTTGAGAGACTTAAAGATGTAATTTGCTAGCAGACGTGGTTAGGTTAGTTAACCAAGGTAGTTTGCGTGTCCCTTTACATCTGAATTCGATCCCCTTTCGTATACATATATTAGAGTAGTTTACAATATCGTattgtcaaaagaaaagaagaagtaaTTTGCTATAAATAATATACAACTTCTCCTTGAGAGATGACTTTAGCACTTCAAATATCCCTTCCCACAGTCCTATGCTCTTTCACATATGAAAAGTGCATGTGGTTATTTAAGTAGTGATGTTGGAGTGCCAAAATCATGCaatttataattctttttgATCTAGCTTGTataggtatttttttttaaaaaaaaaaaatacaaacgaTACTCTGAACGACAAGGGGATGAGGATTTCTTACACACATTAAATACTACCTATGTGTCATGAGAGTTCGACTTGAAATCAATGATCTGCAAATCAAGGTTCTTTTTCACTGAGCTACAACCCCCGTTGACTAGCTAGTATGGATTTAGTTATTCTAACTAGACCCTttagttttttgttcttctgtGTCAAAAGCTTTGGCCGCCACACCACTAATCTTGCATACACGTTTTTCATACACAAAAAATCTCTTTAAGGAAAAGCCTAAATGTTGTTATCCATTAAGCAAAAGACGGAGTGGCTTTAGTTTTCTAACAAAGAAATAGCCATCATTTTGTGAAACATTAGTCTCACAAAAATCCCATGATggtcaaaacaaaaattaaatgtgtTTCCCGGTTTGGTGCAATGTATTTATGTGCTTTTGATAGCCTTTCAAAGACTTCTCAACTGCAACTTGACTTAGTGGCCTCAGTGCCTTCACtgtgatgaagaaaaaaagggttcATTGTCAATTTACTCCTTGAATTTGTATGTTACTTTTCATttgcatcatttttttttttttgggaaaattaaGTACATAAACTAATTTATATTGCCAATTCCTTTCTACCGTTTAAATCTCaacatatttttttggaaaaatttgaagaaaaagataacaaaaaaataaaatcctggAGATCCACAGAGCACAGACCCAGAAACCCCCTatcgtattttcttctcctcccatTTCCCATGACCACCACCCATCGCAAGCCACCCTCCACCCGCAGAACAATCCCCACAACCCCCCGGCTATAcgaaaatcaattgaaatgAGGAAACTTGCTTACAattgagtttatttgagaTGAAAGGTTTTCACTTTATCAAACTAGAAGCATGAAAAATGAATTCAAAATATCCCAATTGCTTATAATCCCTATGTTTTGTTATTGtgcaaatcaaaatttgtgaATCTAACACTGAGAACCTCTTTGATTCTTCTAAAAATATGAAACCCAAGTTCAGTTGAGTCGAATTCCACTACCCAGATCCAAAATGAAGCATTTCAACGAATACACCAAACACATCACAAAGTGCAAATGACTGGATTTTCTAATGGCAATTTTCTCTGCGGGTAAGGGTCTTCACAGGGATTTGACCCTAAAAATGGATATAGAGACCGATAAgggaaattttttgggtatagTGTTATgggagatatatatatatatatatatatatatatatgatattaaAGTGATTGTGCCGactaaattttatattttatattattatattatatatacgaATCTTAAGTCACTCTAGTTATATATTTAGTTAAAAATTAGTCAATATATAAACATTCTTACATTGTCttattcatatatattatatgtagtcctgatctcttagactacaggggtccaagagatttgtggtcactcaccatTGAATGTAAATTTAACGGTTTACTTACtattgcactccttttaagaaacttttttgaacaattggATTAATATTCAACGGTAGGtaaccacaatctcttggactcatgtggtccaagagatcgggactctatattatatattcatTATATTGCCATAatcctatttttttcttcaaaaaagtagttttatattgattttttcttccataattttgggggggggggggtcgGGGAATCCATTCCCCAACGAAGGTGGGGATGGGGAATCCTCGATATGAATATTGCAGGGACGAAGGTGGAGATGAGAGAAAAAGCTTAACGAGCATGGGCATGAGAATGTCATACCATTCTCGATTCAACCCATTGCCATCCGTAGATTTTCATAACAAATTTGAAGACAAATTCCCCCATGTGCCCGGGTTTGGGAGTGGGAGTAGGGCTTGGGTTGTGGCTCGGACCCCTTGTTTTCTTCTCCCATAACCAACCTCCACCAGCAACAGACCCTCTCtccttccattttcttttcaccCCAGACCCATCCCCACTATAAGATCTCACATCAACCAACatagagggggtgatgtgccttatatgtgcacacctgcatccatctagcacgaggccttttgggagctcactggcttcagagtcgtaggaactccgaagttaagcgagttagggtctagagcaatcccaggatgggtgacccactgggaagttgctcgtgagcttcTAGAAACAAACCGTacgggcagagagggggcccaaagcggacaatattgTGCTgcggcggagttgatcccgaggtgtgacaatttggtatcagagccactctgccgtgtggtgcgagtgtgccgacggggacgtcgggcccttaagggggtggattgtaagatcccacatcaaccaacggagagggggtgatgtgccttatttgtgcacacccgcatccatctagcacgaggccttttgggagctcactggcttcggagtcgtaggaactccgaagttaagcgagttggggctagagcaattccaggatgggtgacccactgggaagttgctcgtgagcttccagaaacaaaaccgtgcgggcagagagggggcccaaagcggacaatatcgtgctacggcggagttgatcccggggTGTTACACCCATCCCCACCCCCAACATAACTTCCTCTCCTTAGCctcccttttctctctcttttcctctctctcccattCAAGCTCCCCCTCccctctatttttttaattgcaaCAAAGGGAAGGCAGAGGTGAAGTGGGTGGGCCccactatttattaaaatgattgattatttattttagatcttatatgatttattttatagtatttaattattttaattatgggTGGGCATCTAAAGCCGAAATACCAAAATCATACACTAACCATACCGATTTCATACTGTTTCATTTGGGATGAGGAGATATTCGGTACTGTATCGTATCGTACCAAGAGAGTATAGTATGGTAGTAATACCAGGTATTTGGTACCTGTCAATACCGTACTATATCGAATACCTTAAGAATGAGCTTTACATGTTTCAACAGCTTGATATCCTTGTTTTGCTTGGGTTGGGGTCTAAGTGTTTTGGTGTCATTTATAACAATCTCCTCTGGTAAGATGTTTAAACTTATAACTAGATCAGATAAAGAATTAGCTAACTcttaccaaaaagaaacatcACTTGCTAATCAAAAGCTCAAGCTATACTCCTTCTGAACGTCTGTACAATTGTTGTCTTTCTATAGCTATAATCAAAATCATGATTGTGTTAGAGACTTTCCACTTGATGACAAATATACATGGCTCTTCATTTTTCATGGTATGAGGAATTTGTTGATGGATAATGATTTGGTTGACTAGGATTTGGAtattgaatatgttgaatcTTTGAATTTGTAACTTTGGCATCACTTATTTTGGTGAATGAATCTGTTGAATATTGAATTGGTTCATTTTTGAGTTGTGTCATTTTGGTATCAAAATGGTACCGATACTGTACCGATACCAATTTGGCACGGTATGGTACGGTACCAACTTTGACAAACGATAATTTCATACCGTACCATACAAGTTTTAATTTTCGGTATTGGTAGCGGTATGAGTTCAATACCGTACCGTGCCCATCCCTAATTTTaacatataaaatgaccaatttgccttCATATTTAACGTCAAATTGAATGAAATGTTGAGATTTAGACGGTAGGGAGGAATTGGcagtaaaaattagtttatatacttaattttccaaaaacaaaaaaagtttatagtgcaaattaaaaatagcatACAAGTTCAGGGAGTAAAtcacacccaaaaaagaaaaagaaaagggtagGGTTTGGTGGGCTGTGGGCACAAAATCTGAAAGGGACTGAAAGCGCAGGGGTTCATTTGTTTGTattgtaatttaatttaatttgcacCCACAACAAAGCCACTCTGCGCTGTCCATGATTTGCCGGGCATACCAAATTAAGTCATTCAGTGAGCACATGATTGAAATTAACTCCACTGCTTGGACAATGTCCTTGggaattttcattttccttcagGGTTTCTTGGGCAGAGCAGAACATAAGTGAATTTCCATTTTTAGCCTCAGTTCTGCCAAGATATTTTTATTGCTCAAAGGTTTGTCAGTGGCCACCAAACCCAGCAAAGTTGTTGAAGGTCATAAAGATCTGTGTGTTGTGATTTGCATACAAGCTCTTTGtgcatggttttttttttttttctcctttctttgaAGGCCTTCTTAAATTGTATGCATTTGTGGGTGTTGGTGTCTGAAAATGGTAGCGAATAAATGGAGTCTCTGCTGTACCTGCAATGCATAATGGTGTCCGTTAAACCTGACTATCAAAGACAGAATTACAGCCGACTTGCTTTGCAAACTGAGGCTCTATTTGGTAtcttactaaaaaaaataaactcaaaaattataattcGTTTAAAAAAATGAGTTTTCAAATAGTGACtttaaaatctgaaaaaaattgaaattaaaatcagaAACCCTAGAttctcaaattaaaattaacaaaagaaaaagtaaatcCATAAGCTTTCAATATAAACCCTAGAAAcccaaaacatgaaaaaagattGATGAATTTTGGGTTGGGTAGTGGATGAAGGAGACCTTGATGGCCTTCACGGAGCTGCAAACGACGGCCTTTATGGAGCTGCGAACGACGACGTCGACCTGGAACCACCAatcggagagagagagagagagagagagagagagagagagagagagagagagagtataaaacctcacttttttgttttcaataatGGGGgtatttttgagtttgttttaggtctaggtttttaaaaatgagCATACTAAACGGGTTTTATAAGTTTCGGACTTAAAAtgtgtttttgagtttataaaATTAGATCCAAGTAGGATACCAAACATACCctaaacttttttgttttcaataatGGGGgtatttttgagtttgttttaggtttaggtttttaaaaatgagCATACTAAACTGGTTTTTTAAGTTTCGGACTTAAAAtgtgtttttgagtttataaaGTTAGATCCAAGTAGGATACTAAACAAGCCCTAAAAAGGTTGTTGGGTAGGTTCTTACTTTATCTACGAAGAAAGAGAATTCGAATTAAAGATCTCTTTcaatgttgaaaaaataagtaCAACTAGACTAAGAGCTGGTTGGTTTTAATATGCAATATGTATGTACTTACAAGATCAATGAGGCTCTACCTACCACATGACAACAATCCTTGATGAAAACAAACGTTCAATTGGATACATAAACATGTGGCATAATAAATAACCCTGCAAATGTACCTATAGAAAAGATATGCTAGGTTTTATGAGGGTTCTACTGAATAATTAAGATGTTGATTTTATTAAGCTCATTTAAACTATTTTATTGAAGAGCCTGATTTTAATACTGTCATTTTCAAAGTTTATAATTTTACTGACATAGATATAGAAGCCCAGCCCAGGCCCTAGCTCTAGCCCAACCTCCAGCCCTTCATTGTTGTCCAATTTTTAGCTCCCAATTTTTAGAAACAAATCCATAACAGGCCCAACCAACCCAACATTCACCCTCAGTGACATCGAgaaattctatagtgaggctGTCATATATATGGGCCCCTTATGCGAATCTTTATATTAGCCACAAGATCATTTTATTAAACTTAAGTAAAGATACTATTTCAGATGCATCGGGTGGCTAATATAAAAGTCTACATCTATAGTCTATATATGACACACTTACCATAAAACGATTCTTGTAAAACCCTAAACCgaggaaaaggaagtgcaTATGCAGCAGGAAAAGAAACAGACTTGCTgacctttaaaaaaagaaaacaatctTTAGAGCtgattgaaataatttggttatgttgacaaattttgataaatCTCACTTTCCCGCCATTGCtctaaaatttataataattctttttaatttgtttgaatttataataattccttttaatttacaatataaacaaataatctCGTGTATGAAGTTTCATATTTGATTCAAGTAGGGCGATAGAAACTTTATTTAACtcaagttaaaataaaatttaaaacccaGCCCACAATCCCATTGCCCCAACCGATCAACTCCTTTGGgaaaaaatttatatgaaatgggaataacactattttgctattctGGCCAATAACATAATGAtatgtgaaaaaattatccGATATGTCATTGCGTAATTGGCcgaaaatagcaaaaattgCTATTCCTGCGAGTTTCTCTCCAATCCAACCCCCATTCCCCggaaaaaccctaaacccaacGGAATTCCCCTCCCCAACCCTCAAAACCCACTGTGAAAAGAAAGGAGCGCTTCTTCAGCCATCGACGGTGCTCAaatttctcttccttctctctctctacggTAACCGTAGAGAGCAGGCTCCGGTGGAAAGAGAAGCGAAGGGGTCGACGACGTTGATGTGCCAACGCCGAAGCGGGTGAACTGGTCAGGTGGGGTTCGGATCCGGTTTTGCATACACTGCTTCGAGAGCCACTGAAGAACACGACGCTATACAGCTTCATAGGTACGCTTGGAATTTCTTtgttcctctctctcccctcaaCGTTGGCTTGCTATCATTTTTCCATTTCTAATTTcggattttttttccttttctttttgctagTTTGTTTTCTGgattcaatattttttaaagatattattttctctgaaaaaaaaaaaaaaaaagggatgagtgggttttaattttttttaaaggttttttttactttgaaTTAAATTTGAGTGATGAAACTACTAAAATGCCCATGCcatcttttcttaattactaAGTATAGGGCCTACCCAAATTTGACGAATCGTGCCAAATGCGAGTTTCGAACCCGAGCGAGCTCCTCCTTATCCTAAGAAACGCACGACCACCACCATCCCGTCTATCACGCGTTATTTGCAATTATTTTACATTTAAATTCTAAGAATACGTTTAGCGGTTGGCTCGTCCTCCCACCTCTCTCCCTGTTTCTCTCTGAAACCCTAGTAATGGTGATGCCGAACACTTAGCAGAGGTAACTCTTTTTCAACTTATCAGTTTCTCTTCAAAGTACATGATTGTAAATATATTATTGGATGGAAGATTTATATATGGGTTCATGGTTAAATACTCAGGTTGTATTTGCTCAGTTGAAGGTGCTAATAATCTTGTCTAGGAGAATCATTTGAACGTTGTTTTAGAGAGTTTCAGTCAAATTCGgaaaccccaaaaagaaaacaaattctGATATAATTCACTTAGTAGGGCAATTTTAATGTGACTTTGGACTGCAAACAGAGTGCTTTGTATCCTTGGAACTCAAATgtgatttttgtttgttttcctgTTTGCCTTATTTGAAGACAGGGCTTCTGCCCAATATATGTAGAAACGGTTGTTGAAGTTAAACTCAACATGGAGGATTTGGATGATATTTTCCTTGACCCTTCTAATGCCCCTGGTAAGTCTGCACTTAGAACTTGAAGaacttttcatattttctatttttatttggcTCAAGAGATGGATAACGGATTTCTATTTTCGTTTGCAGCTCGTCCTGGCGGCCGATTTCGACCCAAGGCAAAGCCCCGGCTAAGCAAGGTAGCATCTACAGCAGCTACTTCTGCTCTCCCTAATGACAGGACGGAAAAACCTGCCACATTATCTCCCACTGTCTCAGATACTGTTCTATCTGTTAAATCCATTGATGTTGGAGATGTTAAAGTAACAGATCCTGTAGGTTCATCCTTGGCCACATCAGAGATTCTTGGGAACATAGAGCCAGCAAAAAACAATGAGAATTTATGTACAAATGTTGCATCGTCTGATGGCAACAAGGACACGAAACCTTGCGAGTCAGCTGCAACAGCTGCTCCTCAACCGGAGGTTGCAGCTTCTGTTGGAACAGCAGCAGGGGAGGTAAGAAACAAATACCTATTTCCTGGTTTCTTAGTTTTCCATTTCATGTTGATAACTTCTGATTTTTCCAGAATGCAGACATATTCTCTGGGTTGGAATGTCTTGATGGTTTTCTAGGTCAAACTACCAGGGGTACAGGTGACTAAtgcaaaatacaaatttttataaaaacagtAGAAACATTGACTAGTACTGTCTGTTGACACTTATTCTTTCAGCAGAGAGTGCTGCCAGTAAGTCCCATGTTTCTGCTGAGTCTTCAGCGTTCATGGTTTGTGATGTTGCAGAAGCTCAAACTTTTTCTGATTGTTGCACAACCCAAGATCCCGTGTCCTGCATAGAagtttctgtttctaacaAACCGGATGAAGTGCAGTTAGAAACAAAGGTGAAGATTTGTACTGTCACAGAAATGattctttttcaattattaattttgattaattgGGCAGTTTATGATCAATGTCAGGTAGATGGGGCTTTCTCAGAATTTGAAGTTCTAGATGTTGTGTCTGATGCTACCATTTTGTCTGGTATGCGCACCATCACTTGACTTTTTCCTTTGCTACTGTATTGTTTGTTGCGTATTTCAATGAGTCTGGGTTGATTTAGGACAACGTGTTGGAAAATTTCAACCCAAgctcaaagtgaaaaaaggaaaggagcaTTTGCACATCCCTCCCGCTGAAGTTGAGTGTATGCTTTCACAAGCTGTGTTAGTGCCTTCTGAAACTGACATGAATGAGAGCTCACTTCCTGCCTTCCCACCTGGACATGTTCTTGATCACCCGTCTCCAAGGTTTGGTGATTCTAGTACCCCACATCCAACCTCTGATCCCCTAGTGAATACAGAATACGTTGCAGAAACTACCCACTTGGATGGCGCCATTTTTGGGGATGCTGTGCGTTCAGAAGATGTTGGGGGGACACTTGGAAAAGAGGTCACTTTTTTCAACTTAAAATTTCCATGCATGTCGTATTGGGGCTTAAAATATAATTCAGTGTTTAATTGTGTTGGAACACCGGTTTGTATTTGTTTATTGGATTGCACAGGGTCATAAGaatagaaatagaaaaggtTCTACTGCATCAAATCGTTCTCAGAAGCACAAATCTTTTGCAGCCAGTGAGGAGGCTGAAGGTGGGACATCATCCAGGAAGTTGAGGAAGCGGTTACCTCGTCAAGAAGTTGAAGAGCTAGTGCATGAGGCTAATGAAGACAGCTTCACTGCTGAACCTTCTAGTGGATCAAATGTTAATGAAGACGAGAATAATGATAATGAATATAGGGAGCATAAGACATCACAGAGGAAAAGAGCACCAAGAAAGTCCAAGGAAACTGAATCTGGAAAAGAAGAACCGGTAAAAAACCGTAAAAGAGCCAAGGAAGCACCTGATAAATCAACGAAAGACCCTCCCAAAAGGTTTTCCCATTCAACTCGTAGAACCAAAAGACATGGTAAATGAATTTCTGGGTATATAACATTATGAGACTCGAAATTTGTAtgtcattttaattttcttcccCTTTGCAGTGGACAAGTCTTTGCTTGAAATCCCAGAGGATGAAATTGACCATCAAAGTTTGTCTCTAAAGAATCTCATTCGTCTAGCAGAGCATAGGGAGCTGTTAGCggtatttctatttttctagtttttctGGTTAAATT
Proteins encoded:
- the LOC117638772 gene encoding transcription factor TFIIIB component B'' homolog isoform X1 — translated: MEDLDDIFLDPSNAPARPGGRFRPKAKPRLSKVASTAATSALPNDRTEKPATLSPTVSDTVLSVKSIDVGDVKVTDPVGSSLATSEILGNIEPAKNNENLCTNVASSDGNKDTKPCESAATAAPQPEVAASVGTAAGENADIFSGLECLDGFLGQTTRGTAESAASKSHVSAESSAFMVCDVAEAQTFSDCCTTQDPVSCIEVSVSNKPDEVQLETKVDGAFSEFEVLDVVSDATILSGQRVGKFQPKLKVKKGKEHLHIPPAEVECMLSQAVLVPSETDMNESSLPAFPPGHVLDHPSPRFGDSSTPHPTSDPLVNTEYVAETTHLDGAIFGDAVRSEDVGGTLGKEGHKNRNRKGSTASNRSQKHKSFAASEEAEGGTSSRKLRKRLPRQEVEELVHEANEDSFTAEPSSGSNVNEDENNDNEYREHKTSQRKRAPRKSKETESGKEEPVKNRKRAKEAPDKSTKDPPKRFSHSTRRTKRHVDKSLLEIPEDEIDHQSLSLKNLIRLAEHRELLAIKEARKMTTPVPDESANNDSHKEAYHDEENEEETFPSEQDRNSEENQASYRVNASSFLLNYQSYMDKTPTIRWSKQDTELFYGAIQQCGSDFTMIQELYFPGRTRHQIKLKFKKEERQNPLRINEAVLSRSTCSTDHSQFTSYIERLQQVAQANKEEEAEPTHDTDEGVKRTELEEPEDQEADVAEVQEEAVDAEVENPLKSDEIDDEEFTWSE
- the LOC117638772 gene encoding transcription factor TFIIIB component B'' homolog isoform X2; its protein translation is MEDLDDIFLDPSNAPARPGGRFRPKAKPRLSKVASTAATSALPNDRTEKPATLSPTVSDTVLSVKSIDVGDVKVTDPVGSSLATSEILGNIEPAKNNENLCTNVASSDGNKDTKPCESAATAAPQPEVAASVGTAAGENADIFSGLECLDGFLGQTTRGTESAASKSHVSAESSAFMVCDVAEAQTFSDCCTTQDPVSCIEVSVSNKPDEVQLETKVDGAFSEFEVLDVVSDATILSGQRVGKFQPKLKVKKGKEHLHIPPAEVECMLSQAVLVPSETDMNESSLPAFPPGHVLDHPSPRFGDSSTPHPTSDPLVNTEYVAETTHLDGAIFGDAVRSEDVGGTLGKEGHKNRNRKGSTASNRSQKHKSFAASEEAEGGTSSRKLRKRLPRQEVEELVHEANEDSFTAEPSSGSNVNEDENNDNEYREHKTSQRKRAPRKSKETESGKEEPVKNRKRAKEAPDKSTKDPPKRFSHSTRRTKRHVDKSLLEIPEDEIDHQSLSLKNLIRLAEHRELLAIKEARKMTTPVPDESANNDSHKEAYHDEENEEETFPSEQDRNSEENQASYRVNASSFLLNYQSYMDKTPTIRWSKQDTELFYGAIQQCGSDFTMIQELYFPGRTRHQIKLKFKKEERQNPLRINEAVLSRSTCSTDHSQFTSYIERLQQVAQANKEEEAEPTHDTDEGVKRTELEEPEDQEADVAEVQEEAVDAEVENPLKSDEIDDEEFTWSE